In Halobacteroides halobius DSM 5150, the genomic window TAATGTTTATAGTTCTTCTGATTATGCAATTGGTTATGCAACTGCTCCTTCTCCATTAGGTCCTTGGAAAAAGTATAATAAAAATCCAATTTTATCTAAAAATATGGAAAAAGGTATATCAGGCCCCGGTCATAATAGTGTCACTACTTCTTTAGATGGAAGTAAAATGTATATTGTCTATCATACTCATACTTACCCTAAGTTTCCTAGTGGTAATAGGACCGTTAATATAGATTTAATGTATTTTGAGGATGGTATATTGAAGGTTGATGGGCCAACTCGCTCTCCTCAACCTATGCCTAACAATTAGAAACTTTCCCCTGTAATATATTGCAGGGGTAGTTCTATATAATATCCAACTTTAAAACGAGGAGGAATAAAATGAAAATTAAAGAACAAAATTTTGGCAGGCTAAAAGATGGCCAAGAAGTAATTAAGTATCTATTAATTAATGATCAGCTACAGGTCAATGTGCTTAATTATGGAGGGATTATTACAGAAATTTATGCTCCAGACCAAAAAGGAAGAATGGAGAATATAGTTTTAGGATATGACAACCTAGAAGACTATGTGGAAAAGTCTCCTTATTTTGGGGCTATTATAGGTCGACATGCTGGTAGAATTGGCAACGCAGAGTTTACTCTCAAAGGAAAAACTTATGAGTTGGCCCACAATGATGGTCAAAATAATTTGCATGGAGGAAAAATTGGACTTGATAAAAAAATCTGGAATGTCAAAGAAATAAAAAATGGGATTGAATTAACCTACTTTAGTCCTCATTTAGAAGAAGGTTTCCCAGCTAATGTAGAGTTTGTAGTTAAATATTTACTTAAAGATAATGAATTAATCATAGAATATCAGGCTAAACCAGATAGAGAAACTATTATTAATTTAACCAATCACACCTATTTTAATTTATCAGGGAATACTAAAAAAGATATTTTAAGTCACCAATTAATGATAGAAGCTGAAGAATTTTTAGCTCTTAATCAAGAATCAATTCCTACAGGGGAAGTAAAAAAAGTAAAAGAAACGCCCTTTGATTTTAGGGACTTTAAAAAAGTTGGCCAAGAAATAAAAGCAGATTATAAACAGCTTACATTTACAGATGGTTATGATCATCCCTTTATTTTAAAAGATACAAAAGAAAGTATAATCCTTAAAGAAGAAGAATCTAAAAGAGCTTTAAGTATCACAACTGATCAGCCAATTGCAGTATTTTACGCTGGAAATCAACTTGCTAATGAAGGATTATTAAATAGTGGAGTACAGGCAAGAAAAAGATTGGGCCTTTGTTTGGAAACTCAGGACTATCCTAATGCAATAAATGTGGATAATTTTCCTACTAAAACTTATACACCAAATCAAATTTATACTGCTAGAACAAAGTATAAATTTGATTTGTAATAAAAAACATAACTTGAAATTTAATGCATCTAATGGTATAATTTATATATAAGTTAATTAAAATCATAATATCTAAACTGGTGTGTTACTAATTCGATTAGGCATTAGCCAGGGGAAGATATAGAAACACATTAAAAGAGTAAATTCTGTTTATCAAACTCCTTTAGTGTATAACTATGTCTTTCTCTGGCTATTTTTATTTTAAAACTAAAAATAGAGCATAAGTCTATAAATCTACAAGCCTGCTAACTGCTTATCTTTAAAAGATAGGTATAGCAGGTTCTACTTTTTAAGGGGGTGATAAAAAACAGAGCAGTCTTTGTTAAACTGTTTTAATCAAATTTCCATTATAAAAGGGGGTAAATTAATGATTAACAAAAAAATTACTGCAATTACATTGACATTAGTTTTATTGGTAAGTTGTTTGGTATTTACTAATAGTAAGGCAAATGCTTGGTGGATTTTTGGTGATGATGAAAAAGAAACAGCAAAAAAAGTAGAGATTTTCAGTTGGTGGACTGGAGGAGGAGAAGAAGAAGGACTACAAGCTTTGTATGATGTTTTTAAGAAAAAGAATCCTAATATCAAGATCATTAATGCAGTAGTAGCTGGTGGAGCTGGTTCTAATGCAAAAGCTGTACTTAAAACCAGAATGGTTGGTGGCAACCCTCCTGATTCTTTCCAAGTTCATGGTGGAGCAGAATTGATTGAAAACTATGTTAAAACAGGATTGATGCAGCCACTTACTGGTTTGCTAGAAAAATGGGGGGTCAAAAATAAATTTAATCAACAAATTCTTGAAATGTGTAGTTATAAAGGAAAAATTTATTCTATTCCATTAGATGTACACCGTGGGAATGTGTTATGGTATAACAAGGATTTACTACAAAAGTATAATATCCAACCCCCTACAACTCTTTCTTCTTTCATAGCTGCTCTTGAGAAAATAGATAAACAAGGTAATCATACTCCTTTAGCTTTAGGAGATAAGAATAAATGGACAGCAACTCATCTTTTTGAGGATGTATTACTTGCTACATTAGGAGCTAAAAAATATAATGGTTTATGGGAAGGAACAACAAGTTTTGATCATCCTAAAGTTAGAGAGGCTCTTATAAAGTTTGGTAAAATAATGGATTATGTTAATGATGATCATGCTGCTTTGACCTGGCAAGATGCTACTAAACGTGTTTATGATGGAGAAGCCGTCTTTAATGTGATGGGAGATTGGGCAGAAGGCTACTTTAAAACACTGGGTTGGAAACCAAATGAAGATTTTGGTTGGCTAACTACTCCTGGTAGTAAAGGTAATTTCATGGTAGTTACAGATACCTTTGGGCTTCCTAAAAAAGCTCCTCATCCTAAAGGAGCTAAAGCATGGTTAAAAACAGTTGCTTCACTTAAGGGCCAAGTTACCTTCAATAAAATCAAAGGAGCTATCCCAGCTAGAATTGATGCTGACCGAAGTAATTTTGATCCGTATTTAACTGATTCAATGAAAGATTTTGCTTCTACTACTCTAGCACCTTCTATAGTACATGGTTCAGCAGCAGCTCCTGGATTTGTTACTGCTTTAAATGATGCTATTAATGCCTTTGTAACTGTCCAAGATGTAGATGCCACACTAAAAGCAATTCAAGATGCTGCTAATAAATATCTAAAATAATTCACTAGCCCCTCATGATATAGTGAGGGGCTAGATTTAAACCCCGGAGGTGAAGTAAAAGTGAAAAGAAAAATCAAAGAATCTCTTGCTTTCTTGCCTACACTTTCATCATTATCTAACAGAAAAACCAAACAAACGCTTATTTCTTTAGGCTTTTTAGCCCCATCAATAATTGCAGTTTTTATATTTGTTTATGGCTTTATTGCTCGTACAATTCAAGTTTCTTTTTTAAATTGGAATACTTTTGCAAAGCTATTACAAGGAAAGAAAAATTATATAGGTTTGAAAAATTACATAAATTTATTTCAGGATCCTAGATTTCAGACTGATTTATGGAATACATTATATTTTACCTTATTTTTTATATTAGGTTGTTTATTCGTTGGAATACTTTTATCAGTCTTAGTGGATAATATTCCTAAGGGGGCATATTTTTTTCAAAATCTTTATTTATACCCTTTTGCCTTATCTTTTGTGGTCACAGGTACTGTCTGGAGATGGATTACTGCTCCTGGTAATTTACCTGATAATCCTTATGGCTTAAATCTATTATTAGAAAATCTAGGTCTAAGCAATTTACAGTGGGGGTGGTTTACTAGCACTACTAATCTATTTGGTTTTAATATAGCTTTAATTCCTGTTTTAATTGCTGCTATCTGGCAATTTTCTGGTTATACAATGGCTATGTGGCTAGCAGGATTAAAAGGAGTTCCCCAGCAGTTAATAGAAGCTGCTAGAATTGATGGTGCTTCTAAATGGCAGATCTTCACCAAAATATTATTTCCTATGTTACGTCCAGTTACTTTATCGGCTATTATTGTCTTGGCCCATATTTCTCTAAAAGCATTTGCGCTGATTTACTCTATGACAGGAAGCGGACCCAGTAATGTAACAGATATTCCTGCAGTCTACATGTTTGAAGCTACCTTTCAAGCTAATCGATACTCTGCAGGAGCTAGTATAGCTATTATTTTACTAGCTTTAGTTGGTGTCCTAATCATTCCGTATCTAATTTATAATTACAATAGGGGGGAGAATTAAATGACCCTAATTCAATCTAAACAAAATAAATTTATAGCTTATACAACCTTAGTTTTATTTGCTTGTTTTTTTCTACTTCCTGGTTATATACTATTAACAACTAGTTTAAAATCTTTTAGTCAAGCCTCTATTAGCAATATGTGGGATTTACCAACCCAATTTTCTTGGCAAGGATTTATGACAGCATTAAAAAAGCTAGGTCCTCACTTATTAAATAGTTTTTATTTGGTTATTCCGGCTACTTTTTTTTCAGCTATACTAGGTTCATTTAATGGTTACATTCTATCCCAATGGAAGTTTAAAGGATCAGATACTTTATTTGCTTTATTGTTATTTGGAATGTTTATTCCCTACCAAAGTATTTTAATACCTTTAGTGAAGTTTTTGCAGGAAATCAATCTTTATGGGTCCATGCCAGGACTTATTTTTGTGCATGTTATTTATGGAATTCCAATAACTACTTTAATGTTTAGAAATTATTATGCCGAAGTTCCTTCAAGTTTAACTGATGCTGCTCAAGTAGATGGGGCAGGAATTGTAGGTATCTATAGACATATCTTTTTTCCAATCTCTCTACCTGGTTTTGTAGTAGTTGTTATTTGGCAATTCACAAATATTTGGAATGAGTTTTTATTTGCAGTAACTATAACCAATAGTCCTGCTAACCAACCAATTACTGTAGCTTTAGTTAATCTAGCCGGAAGTCAAGTCGTAGAATGGAATGTTCAAATGAGTGGAGCATTAGTAGCAGCTCTTCCTACATTAATTATCTATATATTATTTGGCAGATACTTTATTGAAGGACTTTTAGCTGGTTCTGTTAAAGGTTAAATCTTCAAACCACTCCTTTTAAAAGGGGGTGGTTTTTTATTTGAAATCATTGCATAAGTAGTGGTAAAAACTATAAAGATAACTAATGGCAAATCATATTATAGAAGGAGCATAGAAATGACTGACACTAACCGCAAAGAAATAAAAGAAAAAATAGAAAAGAACTATAAATTTAATTCTAGAATGAGCATTTTAGACGGTGCTTTTTATACTCTAGGGATGGGATTTATTTCAACTGGTACTATACTACCTTTATTTGTTCGGCAACTGACAAAATCAAATTTTTTAATTAGTATGGTAACTGCTATCTTAATGTTCAGTACGACTGTCCCCCAACTTTTATCAGCTAAATGGACAGCTGATTTAGATAAAAAGAAAAAGAAAGTATTGTCTTTTGGGCTTTTTCAAAGACTACCATGGTTAGGGTTAGCTATTTTGACTTTTATATTAGGAGCCAAATATAAAAGCTGGTTATTAATAGGTTTTTTCTTACTGTGGACTATTCACAATTTATTTGGTGGATTAGTTGGCCCAGTTTGGTTTGATTTAGTTGCTAAAGTTATACCACAAGATAGAAGAGGTAAGTTTTTTGGCTATCGTACTTTTATAAGCAGTGTTTTAGAAGTTTTAGGAGCTTTAGGAGCAGGTTATATAATTAATCAGTTTGATTTTAGAGTTAGTTTCACAATATTATTTTTCTTAACTTTTCTAGCTATGATGGGATCATATATATTTTTAGCTTTGACTAAAGAGCCTGCTTATCCAGTAGATAGTAAAACAGATAACTTTAAAGATTATTTTACGCAACTTTTTTTGATATTAAAAGAAAAGATTAATTATAGAAACTTTTTAATTGGTGGCATTTTGATTCAATTTATTGGTATGGCTAACGGTCTATTTACAGTAGCTGGTATCGAAAGATTAGGATTAGAAATAGATAAAGCAGATAATATTGTCGGAGCATTTACAGTAATATTAATTGTAAGTAAAAGTTTAACCAATATCTTTTGGGGCTACTTTGGGGATAAATATGGACATAAATTAGTAATCTTAATTGCTAGTATTTTTAATGCAGTTGGTGTTTTAGTAGCTTTTTTCGCTCAAAAGTTAATCTTCTTTTATTTAGTATTTGTATTAACTGGAATAGCTTTAGGAGGTACTAGTGTTTCTTTTATGACTATTATCGCAGATTTTGCTTCATCTCCCGAAGAAAGGACTATTTATGTTGGACTTACTAATGCAGTTGTTGGTATAGTGGTAACTATTATCTCGCTTTTAGGAGGTTTTTTAGCTGATATACTAAATTATAAAGTAGTCTTTGGTATTTCATTTTTGATGATTAGTTTAGGAGTCATCTTTTTGTTTTTAAAGGTAAGTGACCCAAGAATTAGTAATGAAGGTAACTAATTTTAGATAGCGTAAGATAGCGTAAAAAAAGGTTGACAAATTCAATATCTCAGTTTATAATATAAATGTATTCAATTAAATATAAGTGGTTATAATCAATATAATCTTACAAGAATCCACTGTGCTAAGGGAGAATAACTGCACCCAAAGTACGAGTGGAGTTTATTTTTTGACACTTTATTTTTTAAATTAATTAAGTTCAGATGCTAACACACTATCAAAGGGGGAGATTAAATGTCTAAAAAACTTATGTCTGTATCATTAGTATTGATTTTATTAGTTGGGACTTTATTTTTGGCTACCAATACAAGTAATGCATGGTGGATTTTTGGGGATAACGAAAAAAAACCAGAACAACAAGAAGTTACAATTTGGGCCTGGAATGTAGCAGCTAAAGGTTTAGAAGCAACTATAGATGATTTCCATAAAGATTATCCAAATGTCAAAGTCAATGTTGTTAATGTAGGTCGCAAAGATGCTTACGATAAATTAACAGTTGGCTTAGCATCTGGTGCAGGATTACCTGATATTGTTCAAATTGAAAGTCAACGATTACCTACTTATACTTATAAGTTCCCTAATGGTTTTGTAGATTTAACAAAGTTTGGTGCGGATAAATACATTGATAAGTTTGATTCAAGTAAATGGGCACAATGTAAAACAAATGGTAAAATAATGGCTTTACCTTGGGATTCCGCTCCGGCTGGTGTTTTTTATCGAACTGATTTATTTAAAAAAGCTGATGTAAATCCCAAAAAAATTGATACTTGGAATGAATTCATTGCAGCAGGTGTTAAAATCAAACAATCTACTGGAGTGAAAATGGCTCCCTATGATTTTTATGATGATGGATTTTTCCGAATGTTAATGAATCAACTTGGAACTTTTTATTTTAATCAAGCAGGTAAAATAACTATTAATTCTGATAAAGCTGTTAAAGCAATGAAAGTATTAGAAAAAATGGTTGATAAAAATATAGCACTTAAAGTTAACGGTTGGAATGGTTATATAACTGCAACTAAGAATAAACGGGTAGCTACAATTCCATTTGGAGTTTGGTATGCTGGAACAATTAAAGACCAAGTGCCAAAATCAAAAGGAAAATGGGGAGTAATGAAGCTTCCAGCTTTTGAAAAAGGAGGTAATAGAGCAGCTCAACTTGGTGGTTCTAATTTAGCTATTACATCTCAAAGTGAGAATAAAAAAATGGCCTGGGCCTTTATCAAAAATGCTTTAGCAGAAACTAAAAATCAAATTACTATGTATAAAAAATATGGTTTATTCCCATCTTATCTTCCAGCATATAATCATCCATACTTTGATCAAAAGAGTGAATTCTTCAATAACCAAAATATTTCTAAGTTGTTTGCTTCAACAGTTCCAAATATTAAAAAAGCCTACTTTACAAGTGGTTTCTCTGAGGCATTACAATTTGTAGTTAATGCTCAAGCTGCAGTTGTAACTGGAGAGAAAACATCTAGAGAAGCTTTAAATGATGCAGCTAAGAGAATATCTAATGCTTTAGGAAGAGAAATAAAAGAAATAAAAGAATAATAATTATAAAGGGGTCAGGTACCTGACCCCTTTATAAGAAAATATTTTTTATTCACTAAATTAATTAAGTATAAAAAGGGGTGAGTAAGAATGACTATACAGAAATTAAAAGATCGATTTAAAATAAATAAAAACACAGTACCATATTATTTTTTGGCTCCAGCGATAATATTATTTACTATTTTTACTATCTATCCATTTATCAAAACTCTATTACTAAGCTTTCAAATTAGAGAAGGGGGACATTACGTCTGGGCTGGTTTAGCTAATTATAAGCATTTGTTCTCTGATCAAATATTCTTAAAAGCATTAAAAAACACACTAATTATTTTAATTTGTCAAGTTCCAATTATGACTGCTCTAGCTTTATTAATTGCCATTGGATTAAATTCTACTTTAATCAAATTAAAATCAATTTTTAGAATTTCTTATTTTACACCTTCAGTTACTGGTTTGGTTGCTTATTCAATTGTATTTTCCATTTTACTTAATGATGACTTTGGATTTATAAATTATGTTTTATCCAATTTAGGTTTTAGTAAAATACCTTGGTTAAGTAGTCCTCTATGGGCCAAAATAGCAATGATGGTTGCAATAACTTGGCGTTGGACTGGATACAATATGGTAATTATGTTATCTGGATTACAAAGTATTCCCGAAACTTTATATGAAGCTGCTGAAATAGATGGAGCAGGTAAAATCCAAAAATTATTTTATATAACACTACCACAAATGAGACCAATTATTTTATTTAGTTTTGTACTATCAACTATTGGAACTTTAAAGTTATTTAGCGAACCTTATATCTTAACTCATGGAGGGCCTAATAATGCTACTTTAACTATTGCCTTATATTTATATAGAACTGGATTTAGATACTTTGAATTTGGTTATGCATCAGCAATCAGCTATGTATTAATTATTTTAACAGCAATCTTTTCTTATTTTCAATTAAAAATCGGAGGTGAAGAAGGTGGAGGAATCTAAATTTGAAGTAAATCAAACTCAAATTAGCAAAAAGACTACTAATACAGTACAATTAGAAAAAATAATTCTTTATGTAGCATTAGGAATTGGAGCAATAGCTTCACTATTTCCATTTTATTGGATGTTTATTTCAGCAACTCATTCTTCTGGAGAAATTTTTAGCTTTCCACCTAAGTTATTACCAGGAGATAATTTAATTACAAATATAGTTAACCTGAATCAACAAATTGGTTTAGGGAGGGTGATTTTTAATTCATTATTTGTAACAATTACTTTTACAATTGGTAATATTATTATTAGTTCAATGGCTGGATATGCATTTGCAAAATTTAAATTTAAAGGACGAGATATTTTGTTTTTTATAGTATTAATTACTTTAATGTTACCTCCTCAAGCAAAATTAATTCCTTTATTTGATATGATGGCCAAGTTAGATTGGGTCAATAGCTACAAAGCTGTTATTCTACCTAATTTAGCTTATGCTTTTGGTATATTTTTAATGAGACAAAATATGTTAAAAGTACCAACAGATTTGATTGATGCGGCTAGAATAGATGGTTGTGGGGAGTTTAAAATCTTTTGGAAAGTAGTGCTACCTACAATGAGACCTGCTCTAGCAGCTTTAGGGATTTATATGTTTATGTTTCAGTGGTCTAGATTCATGTGGCCATTAGTTGTTTTAAGTTCTGCAAAAATGAAAACAATACCTGTTGCTTTATCAGGTTTAATGGGGCTTTCTAGAATTGATTATGGACAAATATTAGTAGGTGCTTCAATCTCTACTTTACCTATTTTGATTACATTTTTGCTATTACAAAAACAGTTCATTTCCGGTATTCTAAGTGGCTCAGTTAAAGGATAAGGAGGAATTTAATATGTATTTTGGAGTAGATTATTACCCAGAACATTGGCCTGAAGAAAGATGGGAAACGGATATAAAAATGATGAAAGAATTAGGAATTAATGTAGTAAGAATAGCTGAATTTGGTTGGAGTGTAATTGAACCAAAAGAAGGACAATATAACTTCTCTTTATATGATAAAGTAATAGATTTATTGCATCAATATGATATTGATGTAATACTAGGTACTCCAACAGCTACACCGCCAGCTTGGTTAATTGAAAAACACCCTAACATTTTACAGATCAATAAACAGGGCCAACGTAATAACTTCGGAGGTCGGCGCCATTACTGTTTTAATAATTTAAATTATCAAAGATATACACATAAAATTGTTACCCAAATGGTAGAACATTATAATGACAATGAAGCTGTGATTGGTTGGCAAATAGATAATGAATTTGGCCATGAAGCTTCAGATAAATGTTATTGTGATGACTGTCAAAAGGAATTTCAGAATTGGCTTAAGGAAAAATATAGTACTTTAGAGAATCTAAATCAAACTTGGGG contains:
- a CDS encoding aldose epimerase family protein, with the protein product MKIKEQNFGRLKDGQEVIKYLLINDQLQVNVLNYGGIITEIYAPDQKGRMENIVLGYDNLEDYVEKSPYFGAIIGRHAGRIGNAEFTLKGKTYELAHNDGQNNLHGGKIGLDKKIWNVKEIKNGIELTYFSPHLEEGFPANVEFVVKYLLKDNELIIEYQAKPDRETIINLTNHTYFNLSGNTKKDILSHQLMIEAEEFLALNQESIPTGEVKKVKETPFDFRDFKKVGQEIKADYKQLTFTDGYDHPFILKDTKESIILKEEESKRALSITTDQPIAVFYAGNQLANEGLLNSGVQARKRLGLCLETQDYPNAINVDNFPTKTYTPNQIYTARTKYKFDL
- a CDS encoding ABC transporter substrate-binding protein produces the protein MINKKITAITLTLVLLVSCLVFTNSKANAWWIFGDDEKETAKKVEIFSWWTGGGEEEGLQALYDVFKKKNPNIKIINAVVAGGAGSNAKAVLKTRMVGGNPPDSFQVHGGAELIENYVKTGLMQPLTGLLEKWGVKNKFNQQILEMCSYKGKIYSIPLDVHRGNVLWYNKDLLQKYNIQPPTTLSSFIAALEKIDKQGNHTPLALGDKNKWTATHLFEDVLLATLGAKKYNGLWEGTTSFDHPKVREALIKFGKIMDYVNDDHAALTWQDATKRVYDGEAVFNVMGDWAEGYFKTLGWKPNEDFGWLTTPGSKGNFMVVTDTFGLPKKAPHPKGAKAWLKTVASLKGQVTFNKIKGAIPARIDADRSNFDPYLTDSMKDFASTTLAPSIVHGSAAAPGFVTALNDAINAFVTVQDVDATLKAIQDAANKYLK
- a CDS encoding carbohydrate ABC transporter permease; this encodes MKRKIKESLAFLPTLSSLSNRKTKQTLISLGFLAPSIIAVFIFVYGFIARTIQVSFLNWNTFAKLLQGKKNYIGLKNYINLFQDPRFQTDLWNTLYFTLFFILGCLFVGILLSVLVDNIPKGAYFFQNLYLYPFALSFVVTGTVWRWITAPGNLPDNPYGLNLLLENLGLSNLQWGWFTSTTNLFGFNIALIPVLIAAIWQFSGYTMAMWLAGLKGVPQQLIEAARIDGASKWQIFTKILFPMLRPVTLSAIIVLAHISLKAFALIYSMTGSGPSNVTDIPAVYMFEATFQANRYSAGASIAIILLALVGVLIIPYLIYNYNRGEN
- a CDS encoding carbohydrate ABC transporter permease, with the protein product MTLIQSKQNKFIAYTTLVLFACFFLLPGYILLTTSLKSFSQASISNMWDLPTQFSWQGFMTALKKLGPHLLNSFYLVIPATFFSAILGSFNGYILSQWKFKGSDTLFALLLFGMFIPYQSILIPLVKFLQEINLYGSMPGLIFVHVIYGIPITTLMFRNYYAEVPSSLTDAAQVDGAGIVGIYRHIFFPISLPGFVVVVIWQFTNIWNEFLFAVTITNSPANQPITVALVNLAGSQVVEWNVQMSGALVAALPTLIIYILFGRYFIEGLLAGSVKG
- a CDS encoding MFS transporter, producing MTDTNRKEIKEKIEKNYKFNSRMSILDGAFYTLGMGFISTGTILPLFVRQLTKSNFLISMVTAILMFSTTVPQLLSAKWTADLDKKKKKVLSFGLFQRLPWLGLAILTFILGAKYKSWLLIGFFLLWTIHNLFGGLVGPVWFDLVAKVIPQDRRGKFFGYRTFISSVLEVLGALGAGYIINQFDFRVSFTILFFLTFLAMMGSYIFLALTKEPAYPVDSKTDNFKDYFTQLFLILKEKINYRNFLIGGILIQFIGMANGLFTVAGIERLGLEIDKADNIVGAFTVILIVSKSLTNIFWGYFGDKYGHKLVILIASIFNAVGVLVAFFAQKLIFFYLVFVLTGIALGGTSVSFMTIIADFASSPEERTIYVGLTNAVVGIVVTIISLLGGFLADILNYKVVFGISFLMISLGVIFLFLKVSDPRISNEGN
- a CDS encoding ABC transporter substrate-binding protein, with translation MSKKLMSVSLVLILLVGTLFLATNTSNAWWIFGDNEKKPEQQEVTIWAWNVAAKGLEATIDDFHKDYPNVKVNVVNVGRKDAYDKLTVGLASGAGLPDIVQIESQRLPTYTYKFPNGFVDLTKFGADKYIDKFDSSKWAQCKTNGKIMALPWDSAPAGVFYRTDLFKKADVNPKKIDTWNEFIAAGVKIKQSTGVKMAPYDFYDDGFFRMLMNQLGTFYFNQAGKITINSDKAVKAMKVLEKMVDKNIALKVNGWNGYITATKNKRVATIPFGVWYAGTIKDQVPKSKGKWGVMKLPAFEKGGNRAAQLGGSNLAITSQSENKKMAWAFIKNALAETKNQITMYKKYGLFPSYLPAYNHPYFDQKSEFFNNQNISKLFASTVPNIKKAYFTSGFSEALQFVVNAQAAVVTGEKTSREALNDAAKRISNALGREIKEIKE
- a CDS encoding carbohydrate ABC transporter permease: MTIQKLKDRFKINKNTVPYYFLAPAIILFTIFTIYPFIKTLLLSFQIREGGHYVWAGLANYKHLFSDQIFLKALKNTLIILICQVPIMTALALLIAIGLNSTLIKLKSIFRISYFTPSVTGLVAYSIVFSILLNDDFGFINYVLSNLGFSKIPWLSSPLWAKIAMMVAITWRWTGYNMVIMLSGLQSIPETLYEAAEIDGAGKIQKLFYITLPQMRPIILFSFVLSTIGTLKLFSEPYILTHGGPNNATLTIALYLYRTGFRYFEFGYASAISYVLIILTAIFSYFQLKIGGEEGGGI
- a CDS encoding carbohydrate ABC transporter permease, which gives rise to MEESKFEVNQTQISKKTTNTVQLEKIILYVALGIGAIASLFPFYWMFISATHSSGEIFSFPPKLLPGDNLITNIVNLNQQIGLGRVIFNSLFVTITFTIGNIIISSMAGYAFAKFKFKGRDILFFIVLITLMLPPQAKLIPLFDMMAKLDWVNSYKAVILPNLAYAFGIFLMRQNMLKVPTDLIDAARIDGCGEFKIFWKVVLPTMRPALAALGIYMFMFQWSRFMWPLVVLSSAKMKTIPVALSGLMGLSRIDYGQILVGASISTLPILITFLLLQKQFISGILSGSVKG